The following proteins come from a genomic window of Pararhodobacter sp.:
- a CDS encoding WYL domain-containing protein: MSFSKAQDLIRLAQMAVTRRSGISLEEISAEFGISHRTAQRMTDALEDTFGNVEVVDGEDRKRRWRLVDTGLAQLQLRHETSAEALEIAARSAEAEGRLRHARALTDLRDGMLARIPTRARVESDAEAVLMAMGQVTRPGPKVSVAPDILDAIIEALRGPFRLCVRYNQDTTTRILEPHGVLLGHRTYLAARDPAKAQEVRNFRIDLIHEAETLNESFALQDGFTIADYAAQAFGVWQDPAQFGEVIWRFTPDAADRAAGFQFHPRQSLEYQGDGSLIVRFQAAGWLEMVWHLYQWGDKVDVIAPKELWAMIEDYRRSDFAAMP; encoded by the coding sequence ATGTCGTTTTCAAAGGCTCAAGATCTCATTCGTCTTGCCCAGATGGCGGTTACCCGACGCAGTGGTATCAGCCTCGAGGAGATTTCTGCGGAGTTCGGCATCTCGCATCGAACGGCCCAGCGTATGACCGATGCGCTGGAGGACACGTTCGGAAATGTCGAAGTCGTGGATGGAGAGGATCGAAAGCGGCGCTGGCGTCTTGTCGACACGGGCCTCGCCCAACTGCAACTGAGGCATGAAACATCCGCCGAAGCGCTGGAGATTGCCGCCCGTTCCGCAGAGGCGGAAGGCAGGCTGCGCCATGCCAGGGCGCTCACGGACTTGCGGGACGGGATGTTGGCGCGAATTCCGACGCGGGCGCGCGTCGAATCGGATGCCGAGGCGGTGCTCATGGCGATGGGTCAAGTCACCCGTCCGGGACCCAAGGTCAGCGTCGCACCCGATATCCTTGATGCAATCATCGAAGCGTTGCGCGGGCCATTCCGCCTCTGTGTGCGCTACAATCAGGATACAACAACGCGCATCCTGGAACCCCATGGCGTTTTGCTGGGGCACCGAACCTACCTGGCGGCCCGTGATCCGGCAAAGGCACAAGAGGTCCGAAACTTCCGCATTGATCTGATCCATGAAGCCGAAACTCTGAATGAGAGCTTTGCGCTACAAGACGGCTTCACGATTGCGGACTATGCCGCGCAAGCCTTCGGCGTCTGGCAAGACCCGGCACAATTTGGCGAGGTGATCTGGCGCTTCACGCCAGACGCAGCCGATCGTGCAGCCGGCTTTCAGTTTCACCCAAGACAGTCGTTGGAGTACCAGGGTGACGGAAGCCTGATCGTGCGCTTTCAGGCTGCTGGCTGGTTGGAAATGGTCTGGCACCTTTATCAGTGGGGCGACAAAGTCGACGTCATCGCCCCCAAAGAATTATGGGCCATGATCGAAGACTATCGGCGGTCTGATTTCGCCGCGATGCCATGA
- the istA gene encoding IS21 family transposase, producing MGLLNIIRRMSLREKLSIREIARRTGLSRNTITKYLNAGTIEPQFATPERQSKLDPFAEKLAGWLKTEAAKSRKQRRTLKQLHADLVVLGFDGSYGRVAAFARDWRADRQREQQATGRGIFVPLSFRPGEAFQFDWSEDFAVLGGERVKLQVAHIKLSYSRAFLVRAYLLQTHEMLFDAHCHGFRVFGGVPGRGIYDNMRTAVDRVGRGKERQVNMRFLAMANHYVFEPAFCNPAAGWEKGQIEKNVQDARHRLWQPMPDFPDLAALNDWLEQRCVALWNEIPHAALPGNVADVWAAEHPVLMPLPPAFDGFVEHSKRVSPTCLISFERNRYSVPASFANRPVSLRVYPERLVVAAEGQILCEHVRVIERSHQLPPRTIYDWRHYLAVLQRKPGALRNGAPFVEFPPAFKRLQDLMLRKPGGDREMVDILALVLHHDEQAVLVAVEMALAEGVATKTHVLNLLHRLIDGKTIGGPDIETPQALALRSEPKANVERYDGLRARTAGGRHAS from the coding sequence ATGGGACTTTTGAACATTATTCGACGGATGTCTTTGCGGGAGAAGCTATCGATCCGTGAGATTGCGCGTCGCACTGGATTGTCGCGCAATACGATTACAAAATATCTGAATGCGGGCACGATCGAGCCGCAGTTCGCGACACCGGAGCGGCAAAGCAAGCTCGATCCGTTCGCCGAGAAGCTTGCCGGTTGGCTGAAGACGGAGGCGGCCAAGTCGCGCAAGCAGCGGCGAACGCTGAAGCAGCTGCATGCCGATCTGGTGGTGCTTGGCTTTGATGGGTCTTACGGTCGGGTCGCGGCTTTTGCGCGTGACTGGCGGGCAGATCGGCAGCGAGAGCAGCAGGCAACAGGGCGCGGCATCTTCGTGCCGCTGTCGTTTCGTCCGGGCGAGGCATTCCAGTTTGACTGGAGCGAGGATTTTGCCGTTTTGGGCGGCGAGCGCGTCAAGCTACAAGTCGCCCATATCAAGCTGTCGTATAGCCGGGCCTTTCTGGTTCGGGCGTATCTGCTGCAAACGCACGAGATGCTGTTCGACGCTCACTGCCACGGGTTCCGGGTCTTCGGCGGCGTTCCAGGGCGTGGAATTTACGACAATATGCGCACCGCTGTTGACCGCGTCGGTCGTGGGAAGGAGCGGCAGGTCAACATGCGCTTCCTCGCAATGGCCAACCATTACGTGTTCGAGCCAGCGTTCTGCAATCCTGCCGCCGGCTGGGAGAAGGGGCAGATCGAGAAGAATGTGCAGGATGCCAGGCACCGTCTGTGGCAACCCATGCCGGACTTCCCCGATCTCGCGGCCCTGAATGATTGGCTGGAACAGCGCTGTGTGGCGTTGTGGAATGAGATTCCTCATGCAGCACTGCCGGGGAATGTTGCTGACGTCTGGGCCGCAGAACACCCCGTGCTGATGCCATTGCCGCCCGCCTTCGATGGCTTTGTCGAGCATAGCAAACGGGTGTCCCCGACCTGCCTAATCAGCTTCGAGCGCAACCGCTACAGTGTTCCAGCGTCGTTTGCGAACCGGCCTGTGAGCTTGCGGGTTTATCCAGAGCGTTTGGTGGTCGCTGCCGAGGGTCAGATCCTGTGCGAGCATGTGCGGGTGATTGAGCGCAGCCACCAACTCCCGCCACGCACGATTTACGATTGGCGCCATTATCTGGCCGTCCTTCAGCGTAAGCCGGGTGCGCTCAGGAACGGCGCGCCCTTCGTGGAATTCCCTCCGGCCTTCAAGCGGCTGCAAGACCTTATGTTGCGCAAGCCTGGCGGTGACAGAGAGATGGTTGATATCTTGGCGCTGGTTCTGCATCACGACGAACAGGCCGTGCTCGTCGCCGTGGAAATGGCCTTGGCTGAGGGCGTGGCAACCAAAACTCACGTTCTGAACCTTCTGCACCGTCTTATTGACGGAAAGACGATTGGTGGGCCGGACATCGAAACACCACAGGCACTGGCTTTGCGCAGTGAGCCAAAGGCGAATGTCGAACGCTATGACGGCCTGCGGGCCCGGACCGCCGGAGGCCGCCATGCGTCATGA